The window TATATTTACATCACATTTCTAGGAAATATATACTTGTAAGCAACGAGGTTGTGGAAAGACATTCACCAATCAAGATGAATACAAAACACACGAAACTCTTGAGGCTTTAAAAATTAGATTCATGTAAGTTAACTATGTTTATGTAGGTGAAATGTATATAGAACTTTTGTAACATTATATTGATTAACAACAACTAAAGTCTGAATGGTTTACCTAGTTGTCGGGAACCAGGATGTGGAGAAGAATTATCTGATCCTGGAAGTATGTGGCGGCATTATCAAGAGTGGCATAACAATGAAACAAATGTATTTATATGTCCATATACAAATTGTGGCTCCTTACATACAACCAGTAACAATTTGGAAGAACATATCGAAAACTACCACAGACAACCACCAACACTGCCAACTGAACCAGAAGTAATATGTTTTGAAGATTCTGAAAATGTAATAGACGAGGAAATTGTACAAAGTACCGAGGAATGCtatgaaaatagaaatgaaacttTTGCAATAAAAGGGCATCATTACGATGACAATAATGAACAAAATATTCATAGAAATGACAATATACAGCAACAAAAAAAAGAAGCCTCCCATGATCAGAGCACTGGAAGCGATAATTCTAATAAGGAAGATTACTCATCTAACACAGAAAGCTTAAATGAAACTGTTACATTTCctatgaatgaaaatttaatgataAATACAGAGAATTTTCTGCCCAATTATGAAGGTAACACAAAAAGTTCAGAATTGCAAACAGATCATTCCCAAGAGAAAGCTAATGTAGTTTATGTAAATGGTGATATTACCATTACTAAGAATTCAAAAAACGAAGTATGTAATATGAATGCAAGAAATCAAGAACATAGAATAGAACTGGATAATATAGAAAGAATCTTCAGAAGTGATCTGGATCGTGATATTTCAAAAACCGAGGAGAATACCATGGAGACGAACAGTAATTGTTCGGACGATGAAGAATACACGCCAAAAAAACAACGCATGTCTAGATATAAACAGGAAATTTACAAATGTGCAGTCAATGGTTGTGGGAGAAAATACAAATACATATCCCATTATCGTCATCATCAAGACAGTCATAAATTATTAACGAACGCAATTAGCTCAAATTCTAGCAAATCAATAGTAAAATTGAAGCAAGGAAAAGCATCGGCAGTCAGTTTTTTCTTGTAAGTATTGTTTGTTAATTTTCATcttacaataaaattaatttttctatatcCTAAATTAGATGCAAGATTCCTGGCTGTAAAGCACAGGTGAGCAATGTAACGGGTCTATGGAAACATTACCAGGACAATCATGCTAATTCAAAACTGCCAGTAGTACAAGAAGCTAAGAGTACTGAAGTATTTCGGTAAGTTGTATAATAATGTATTC of the Osmia lignaria lignaria isolate PbOS001 chromosome 7, iyOsmLign1, whole genome shotgun sequence genome contains:
- the LOC117609462 gene encoding uncharacterized protein LOC117609462 encodes the protein MGQGTDTCTDRPTEVSVIRFVSRNRTIEEIVPKKEIYTCKQRGCGKTFTNQDEYKTHETLEALKIRFICREPGCGEELSDPGSMWRHYQEWHNNETNVFICPYTNCGSLHTTSNNLEEHIENYHRQPPTLPTEPEVICFEDSENVIDEEIVQSTEECYENRNETFAIKGHHYDDNNEQNIHRNDNIQQQKKEASHDQSTGSDNSNKEDYSSNTESLNETVTFPMNENLMINTENFLPNYEGNTKSSELQTDHSQEKANVVYVNGDITITKNSKNEVCNMNARNQEHRIELDNIERIFRSDLDRDISKTEENTMETNSNCSDDEEYTPKKQRMSRYKQEIYKCAVNGCGRKYKYISHYRHHQDSHKLLTNAISSNSSKSIVKLKQGKASAVSFFLCKIPGCKAQVSNVTGLWKHYQDNHANSKLPVVQEAKSTEVFRCKIPGCETEFSTTVMLYKHFNEVHSNGSGNNASTNTKTGNGSSFHYNEIFKDDTTILQGNFKTDFKAKNNINANDCTKNTDEQRLSSAVKKETRD